One Grus americana isolate bGruAme1 chromosome Z, bGruAme1.mat, whole genome shotgun sequence DNA window includes the following coding sequences:
- the HDHD2 gene encoding haloacid dehalogenase-like hydrolase domain-containing protein 2 isoform X1, whose protein sequence is MPAQRMAARRALKAVLVDLSGTLHIEDSAVPGAQEALKRLRSAPVTIRFVTNTTKECKRDLLERLTKLGFDIAENEIFTSLTAARNLLEQKQVRPLLLVDDKALPDFTGIATDDPNAVVVGLAPERFHYEMMNRAFQLILDGAPLIAIHKARYFKKKDGLALGPGPFVTGLEYATDTKAIVVGKPEKTFFLEALHGAGCAPEEAIMIGDDCRDDVGGAQNAGMRGILVRTGKYRPADEDKINPAPYLTCENFPEAVEHILERLL, encoded by the exons ATGCCAGCACAAAG gatggCAGCTCGGCGTGCGCTGAAAGCTGTCTTGGTGGATCTCAGCGGCACACTTCACATTGAAGACTCAGCTGTGCCAGGCGCGCAGGAAGCTCTTAAAAG GCTGCGCAGCGCTCCGGTTACGATTCGATTTGTGACGAACACAACGAAGGAGTGCAAGAGAGACCTGCTGGAGAGGCTGACGAAACTGGGATTTGACATTGCAGAAAATGAGATCTTCACATCTCTGACAGCAGCCAGAAATCTTTTGGAGCAAAAGCAGGTGCGGCCTTTGCTGCTGGTGGATGATAAGGCCCTGCCTGATTTCACAG GGATAGCCACTGACGACCCCAATGCAGTGGTGGTAGGACTGGCTCCTGAGCGCTTTCACTACGAAATGATGAACAGAGCGTTTCA GTTGATTTTGGATGGTGCTCCTCTTATAGCTATACATAAAGCCagatatttcaagaaaaaagatgGCTTGGCTCTGGGACCCGGACCTTTTGTAACCGGGCTGGAATACGCGACAGATACCAAAGCAATAGTGGTGGGAAAGCCAGAGAAAACCTTCTTCCTGGAAGCTCTGCACggggctggctgtgcccctGAGGAGGCCATCATGATCGGTGAT GACTGCAGGGATGACGTTGGGGGCGCCCAGAATGCGGGCATGCGTGGGATTTTGGTCAGGACTG GTAAATACCGACCAGCAGATGAAGACAAAATCAATCCGGCTCCTTACTTAACCTGTGAGAATTTCCCAGAGGCAGTGGAACATATCCTAGAGCGTCTGCTATGA
- the HDHD2 gene encoding haloacid dehalogenase-like hydrolase domain-containing protein 2 isoform X2, whose amino-acid sequence MAARRALKAVLVDLSGTLHIEDSAVPGAQEALKRLRSAPVTIRFVTNTTKECKRDLLERLTKLGFDIAENEIFTSLTAARNLLEQKQVRPLLLVDDKALPDFTGIATDDPNAVVVGLAPERFHYEMMNRAFQLILDGAPLIAIHKARYFKKKDGLALGPGPFVTGLEYATDTKAIVVGKPEKTFFLEALHGAGCAPEEAIMIGDDCRDDVGGAQNAGMRGILVRTGKYRPADEDKINPAPYLTCENFPEAVEHILERLL is encoded by the exons atggCAGCTCGGCGTGCGCTGAAAGCTGTCTTGGTGGATCTCAGCGGCACACTTCACATTGAAGACTCAGCTGTGCCAGGCGCGCAGGAAGCTCTTAAAAG GCTGCGCAGCGCTCCGGTTACGATTCGATTTGTGACGAACACAACGAAGGAGTGCAAGAGAGACCTGCTGGAGAGGCTGACGAAACTGGGATTTGACATTGCAGAAAATGAGATCTTCACATCTCTGACAGCAGCCAGAAATCTTTTGGAGCAAAAGCAGGTGCGGCCTTTGCTGCTGGTGGATGATAAGGCCCTGCCTGATTTCACAG GGATAGCCACTGACGACCCCAATGCAGTGGTGGTAGGACTGGCTCCTGAGCGCTTTCACTACGAAATGATGAACAGAGCGTTTCA GTTGATTTTGGATGGTGCTCCTCTTATAGCTATACATAAAGCCagatatttcaagaaaaaagatgGCTTGGCTCTGGGACCCGGACCTTTTGTAACCGGGCTGGAATACGCGACAGATACCAAAGCAATAGTGGTGGGAAAGCCAGAGAAAACCTTCTTCCTGGAAGCTCTGCACggggctggctgtgcccctGAGGAGGCCATCATGATCGGTGAT GACTGCAGGGATGACGTTGGGGGCGCCCAGAATGCGGGCATGCGTGGGATTTTGGTCAGGACTG GTAAATACCGACCAGCAGATGAAGACAAAATCAATCCGGCTCCTTACTTAACCTGTGAGAATTTCCCAGAGGCAGTGGAACATATCCTAGAGCGTCTGCTATGA